AATGgcaaacattattattaacttTAAATTAGCATATTTAAGTTTGAAGTTACTTATTAGCAGATTTTGCTCTCTTACACATAGCACTGAACATTGTTTGACTCAAATCACACTTCTTGCAAAAATGACTATATAGTTCTGTTATgttaaaaaagtataaaaatgatTTCTCACTGGAAAGCAAATCCTAAACTGCTGTttcgtttgtttattttttgttcaaaCAGCAGCTTTCTGTGGTCTGCCAGATTATTTTCTGCATGGTGGTGACACTTGAGAACAGAATAGGTTTACACTGTATTCTGGGTGGAGCTGAACACTCCCTGTAACCCGAGCATCTTTAGCTAGCTGTACTGACACGCTCATCACCAGCCTGCTATTGTCCAGCCTTGTGTAAATGGGAGTCTACATTACCATGCCAGCAGTACAGAACACAAGAACACATATCAATCACTTTAATGGGTCTGTAAAAAAGACAGTTTGGTGAGTTTAATACAGAAAGAAGAATGTTACTTGATCAGGTAAAATGTGCAAGATAATGCAAACTGAAGTAGAAtatttgtttactgtattttatctgtttttaaGGAAGATCATGTACCTGGCTATGGGAGGAGTACACCTAGAGAACCATGTATGTGTTGATTAAAATCACACTGCATGGTCTTGTGTTTGCTCACatgcacatttaaaatatattagtaTATATTTACCTTAGATGTAGCCAATTAGCTAAGACATATTTGATGTCAAaatttagctttttcattttacccTGGGTCTATAAGGCTTGCGTTGCTAACAAATACCAgcagtcaatagtcacccaatcTTTTTCTGTAGATACATCCTCAAAACCTCTCTCTAcctgctcaaaccacattcagctGGTCATTACAGTCATGCATGACAAGCAGTGTGTAAATATTGACTTTTGGTGTTTGGCCGATCAACAACATGTAAGTGGATGTTGCATGAATTTGATTTTTTATGAACTGATAAATATTGCTTTGGAGCTGTGTTTACTTGAGTCACAAAGTCTAATTTCACATTCCAGACTCTATCTAGACAATCTAGACATTGCTGTCCCTTGTTCATGTTTATCTATTACATTCTATTTCTCTTTTGGTACTTACATTTTTAATGCCAAAGGAGCCACAAGTATGagaaatgtataaacaaagatattatcttttaatatttgtttatctTCATGACCTTTGCTGACCCAGGTGGCTAGAAATCCAAGGAATGGTACAGAGTACAATGTTTTCGGTACCAGTAACTGGATGAGAGGGGCTGATGGATAGTGAGGAGATTCTAACCTGTCAATATGAAGCTCTTGTTGGTCCAGCTTGCTTTCTGGATGAGACTCTTCCTCAGACTTCTGTGATGGCAGACTAACTTTCTGCAAAAGACACACATCCAAGTAATTACAAACATCTTCATCAGAAATGTAGGGCAGCCAATTCATTCTAAGACTATTTAAAAAGGAAGGAATAGACCAGtcataattatttaaacaaaatttagAACAAGGATGTCCTCGAAATTTCCAACCCCAAGTGATCTGCTCAATATACAACTGATTCAAGCCATCAAGACAGTGATGTCTTACTCCTGAATTGTATCAGAAACTGCAGCAGGGGTTTAAAGACCATGATTAAATGTTGTCCTGATAattgttcagtttttaataCAACTGAAATGGTTCCacctatcatcatcatcatcattgtcttATCATCACCAAAAAATGTTTgcagtacagtaacaaattgcATAAAGCAAAAGAACTTAACATGAGCCCAACACGTAAGGTTCACTGGATAAAGGACCAAACGCATAAGGACAATATAACAAATCTGTAAAGAACTTACTCCCTCATGGAAGTCTGCTGAAGGAGATGATCTGGACCGTTCATGAATACAAACGGAGCTGTTACGTTCCTCTATCCCTGAATCCAGAATGTTCTCTGCTGAGCGATACCTGCTGGATGTTCTTCCTTCTGTTGACTTCTTCTGCAAATTCCATGTTGCCTCGTACTCTGCAAAAGTTCCCAGCCGCTGTTGCTCCTCAGCTGCAGTCACTTTACTTGTCCCAAAGTGATGTTTAGAGAAGAACTTTCTGTCATTTTCACCTGCAAAATTATTTTTCCCTCCGTTCATGTCTTCACTGGGGCTGAGGTTAGACTTCTTTGGGATAGGTCTGGAGAATGCAGGTCTAGAAGCTCCTTCAAAGAACTTGCATCTATCTACAAAAGAACCAATAGCTGCTTGATGTGAGCCTTTTTTCTCTACGCCCACTTCATTAATCTTGTCAGGCTCTGAGAAGGAATGTATTTTCTTATCCATGGGGAATCGTTTTCGGCTTCCAATACGAGTGATTTGGCCATTAGTAGAGTCTGCTTTTGTAGATGATTGAACTGTGGAAGCTTCATTCCCTGGAAGCTCAAGGTCTCTCCTCTTAAATGATGTAGCCTGTAGAACCCTAGCTTGAGCCTCTTTTAGGTTGTCCTTGTAGGTGTTTGTAAAAGACCCATCTGATGAGGATGTTGAAGTCTCTGTGGACTTCCAGATACCAGCATCTTCTTCAGTCTCCCCAGGACAGCTCAAGGTGGCAGCACTTCGGCTCTTCTGAAGCTGTGCTCTCTTCTCTTGGATCTCATTACGCAAGGTGGTGGCATACCGGTCACTTCTCCTTCCCTGCTTGCCACTTGAAGGATCAAGTATCTCTTGTTGGGTGCCTCCGTTAGCTGTCACCGTAATATTCTCAGCCAGAATCTTGCTTTCCTGAGCTAGAGAATGCAACAGTGGGGTCTTCTGTGGGCAGATCTTTTGTTCGTTCTTGGAGATCCAAGGATCCTTTGGGGTATTTCGGTGTGCTGTGGTGGCAGGATTTCTCTGCTCTGCCTGGTGGTTCAGTATATGCTTGCTTTGAAGGTTCTCAGCAGTTCCTACATCTTTCTTCCATGgattttccttctctttctcccctgtGCTAGACTTCACAATCATAGGACCTTGTCCTGGAGAGGTAACTTCTGGTGCTGGAGGGCTGACTGTCTGTTTGCAGTACCCATTAGAGTTTTTGTTCTCAGATGCTTGAAGGTAAGGTGGGGGGTACTTGGTTTTTATGGCCCTCTGAGTATTTGCTGGGTTCCAATCGCTAACAGCCTGGGTAATCTCAGATTCTGGCCTCCATCCGTCCTCCACTCTTCCTTCTGGCACCTCCTGTGTAGGCTGCTGGGCAGTGATGCAATAGTATCGGAAATGTGCCATTCCATCAGGGTTGTTGTCTGGAGCTGTTCTAGACAAAGATGCCGTGGAGCTTCTAGCTTGGTTCTGGGCTCCTGCATTGGTGGGTAGATGCTGCAGACTGCGGTAATAGGTGCCGACAGTCTGCGTCTTGGGTGCCGACGTGTTCCTAGGATTCAGGTAGAAGGGACCCTCATCGCTGTGCTGCCGCTGATGTTGAGGCTGACAGGCAAATGGGTTTTGGCCTTGTCTCACATCAGTGCTAGACAGGGAAACAAGCTTGTTTGTATTCAGTTGATTTGGGTTGTAGTCCTCAGGAGAAAGGTATACACGAAGAAAATCCTTCTGAGGTGGTGGGTTGTAGCTACATCGTGATTCAGGTCCTCTTTCTCTGACATGGTAATCACCTCTGCTGTGGGATTTCTGATGGGTATACACAGGAGGTCCTTGTGGGTATGGGATCACTAAACCCTTTTCATGAACCTTAGTTGCTGCAAAACTGTCGCTGCGTAGGGGTGGCAGAGGTGGCGGTGGAGAGTGAGTGGCTGACGACTTCTCTGGAACATGCCACATAGGGTTAAGATTCTGCCTTCCTAAGGATGAgaatctggaaccagtctggtCATCTGTCTTAGGGCTGACCCGACCTCCATTGCTCATAGGAATCTGTAAGTACCTGTGGCGTTCATTTGGGCTGCCCCGATAAAACATACAGTCTGTGGGGGCAGCACCACTTCTTGACAAACTCTGGTCAGGTGTGTTATAGTCGTGCTTACAGACACCCTTCCCAGTTACCGAGTGGTCTGCTGCACCTTGAGGCTTGCTAGAGGGGCGCTCTAGGCTTTCCATATTTCCCACTGAGCTGAACTTGCAGGACACCTGTCGTAGATTTGGCTGGCCCCAACAGTTGGTGAAGTCATTTGAGGATGAACTGGAAAAGGAGATGGCAATGCTTTAGTTTTATATACTGAGATAATTCAACATCCTTTCATTTTAGTAATGGGCAACAGTGATTGATTGGTAGGAATTTCTGTAACCTCACCCTGCATCATATTTTGTCCGGCAGATAGGTTCGTGCGCAGCAGTGGCTTCAGTCTCAGGCATGTCTGAGGGATTTTCAGACACTTTGGAAGAGTGCCAAGAGTGGGGTCTGCAGAAAGGTTCATGCCTCCTGAAGGGTAAACACAGAACAGTGGTTTGAAAAGGTATGAAAAATATCACTGTTCCCAGTggagtggggaaaaaagaagacTTCCTGACCCCATGTTTTACATGCAGGTACAAGCTGAATACAgattagggctgcatgatatggacTTAAAATGCGTTGTTCGATAAATGACGATGACAATATGAGAGCAACTAATTATGACTGAAACAGTGTGCCGCTGACTAGTTGTGCTGCAAGTACAGATTCTTTTTTGCTGTGTACATAGGAAAACTACCTTAGATAACTTTCCTCTAAGCCAACAAAAAATACAGTTATTACCTTTCGAATGggaaaaaagtaatgaaatgtTAATAGCTGTTTAAAAGCTACAAACAATATATTCTTATTTTCTATGCAGGCTCGGACAggcatacaaaaacacaaaaatatgtttaattccCTATAACGCTCCTTATggtgatgcaggtttgttgtgacagtagccATTAATGCGTCATGCATTTTAAATGCCACACTTTAAGTTAGAAGTCATCATTTCTGAAGCATCTTTGAAGCCTAGTAGCTCAGGATTGAGGGGTTTTTAGCTGTGCATGTATATGTTTTGGTTAAGTTACTTGCTTTGTATGTATAGCAGAGAGCAGACTTCAAGCCAATACACTTAATCATGCAACGCTAATACAAATATGAGAGGTACCTCCAAAATAATAAGGTCCGAGACAATTACTGAAAACACTTCAATTTGCAACATACATACCCTTTGAATCGATTCTTCCTGAGAAGCATGCAAGACAAAGATCACAAGTAAACCCCATTTTAGGTACAATCATTAAACAAACAATCTTAACATAGCACTGTCTCTTTACAGAAAACGGATCATTTGGACCAATCATTGTTAGAAATACCAATCACCACATGGATTACCACAAGGAACCAACGAAAGTGACAGCACGGCAAATAATGAGCAATCCCTTGAATGCACGTCAACAGAACAGCTAAGCACAGCACGGCTAAGACACCAGGTGAGGCTGGAGTGTAGCAGGACAGGAAACGGTATGTGGTACAGAATCATGGGACAAGGGATTGCTGGAAGGACTGACAAGCGGCCAACTGTTGCACAGTACCTCATAGAACTTCGCAAAATCTTCGTTAGAAAGCTCCTGGCCACGTGTATGTCACTCTCTGCAGGCATTGTTTGTGTTACAAAATCCACCATTTTCATCTTCCTGTACAGCATGAAGGAGGAGGGGACATAAAAACTGCTCAATCAGGTGTACTTTTCAACATTGTGTCTAATCTCCTAAATTACCTGATAATAAAAGCGTATTGAGATGTTTGGCCTGGTCCAAAAACCTGTAACAACAGTTGACATTACAATGATTATACTAGGGATACAcccagaatgtttttttccaaacCAAATACATATTTTACTTGCTGATATGAGTCTGATACAATAACAAATTACCTGCTTAGAATTAAGTAGTTGTTAGTGTAAATGAATGCTAAGcgcattagctagctatgctacACTAGTTGACATGGATTGAGTagctgcagtggagaagagtggGTTTCATTCTACTCAGAAATGTACTTTTGTACAGCTGCAAGTGAAGTGCGATTCACAGTTTTGGCCCTTATGTCTCTTTCAACAGAAGTCTCTGTAGCAAAGGGATAGAAGGAATCACATCTGTGGCTAACTTGTGGAGTTTTATGTCTTGCTGGAGTCTTTCGTTTGGCTGGCTGAGCTGTAACTAAATGTCCGTTAAAGCCAAACACATGCTTTGTGATTGTAGAAATCTTGTTCTATTATactcacactgtacaaaaacacttAGTGCACAtagaaacacagcctctacagacagctctgtggacaatttcaaataaagctgtttcatttaaaataacacactgcacactgagtactgagcaaagagaaactgagctacagcagctcAGCTAACCATGTTGTGCGTACATGGTAGGACAATATGGTCTCTCCACAGCCTATtttacaaagacatttaaaaaaaaaagtttatatttcagttccactcagtcaaacagagtaaaatgtgcatgtgtgaactTTGGTAGGTAATGTCAACTTTTTTCACCTCTGTTTTGCTAGCCTATGTGTCTCCACCTATACTGAAGAAGTGGTTGTGATCACGGTTGTGTTTAAATACGGGCTAAAATTGCACAGTGAATGCCTGGCGGGAATCTGCCGAGGTGTAATGTTTAAAGTGCCAGGTGACTTTGTGCCCAACTGTCATGGATTCAGTAACACTTTTCTGTATGAGTCATTTGTTCCGTAGTGTGTTAGCGTACACTTGGCTTACACCACACAGTATCAGCTGGTATCAGTGAATGTTTGTGAATACGAGTATGAGTAAATGAGCATGATATCTGCCTGATGTCAGTATCAGTATGGATGCATCTCTAGTTTATACACGCAGTatatgaacaaaacaacatctCCATGATAAACCAGAAGGCTAGCTGAGGTCTGACACCTCTGTCACCTTGTTTACGTTCAAAAGCCCTCATGAAAACACaattaaaagcagaaaaacacgTCTGAAAGGATGTTATTCATACAAGGAAATATCAAGAAACTGTTTGTTGTTCATGGAAATCCTTTAATGTTGTATTTACAGAGTCGCCAACTAACTCACTCAAAGAAGCCACTTGTACAGTACACAGATCCTTGGCTACACTATTCCTTGAGATCTACAAAGGTCAGATCAAGCCACCATATGGCCACAGTGCTACAGAGACTGCATGCCTTCAATGGGAGATTAGCCTTTTAAATCAGTAACAACATGAGTTACTCATTCTGTTCAAGCTGTTGTCTGTTTAGAAAATACTATTACTCCAATTTCAACACTTAATTGAATGACTAGCATACAAGAAGCCGTCTTTATCGCATATTAAAATTGCATGATGCAGTCGTGACTAGCACAGTTACTGTAAACATGCAGGTGACAAACAATCGTGTacaaaagtttgtatttgttgattttataagtgaaaataagtaaacatcatcaacagcaaacaaacctctgcatattttaatgtacaattactgttcatttgctgactTTATcaatctgataaaaaaaaagtggcctgtgcaaaagtaaaggCACACTtaacaacaatatatatatattaattgcCATATttaaggatgtgttaacttacttccacttagaaaatcaacagagtcaaaacatgtaatctgagCTGCTCTAACCAAACATTTGAATACGACTGTATACTAGCATTTCCTATCTTCTAAAGCACAAGCCAATTTATTCAAGAGGTGCCAAATATGTCACCTAGCAACAGTTTGGCCAGTGAAGTAAGTTTCTGGGCTAGTTTTGGTTTTAGGCCACTATACAAATGCAAATCGAAACTGCCCAGACAGATACTGGAGGAAGGACACTATCAGATTCTTTTTAGCAATAATAAAGGCATGTTTTACAAAGGAGTTCAACCTAGGTGGAAGACTTCAAGCTTAAAGTTTGCCATTACTGTTAAGTGTCTCTTGTTGCCTGGTTTACCTTAATATGTTCAGTGTAAAGATGTTTAATGATAAAGCACTGCAGTATTTTGTCCTAGGAATGCACCCATATGAGAATCTGGGCCAATATTCAATGTTCTTTCATGcacatacatatttattactggagagaatgaataaaatgcaggcATTTCAGAGCAGTAGCCAAGCACAGTTTAAGCATCCTGCTATTTTTAAGTACAATAAACTGTGTTTTGAGTATGATAAATTGTGTTTTACTGAATTATTTGCTGATATCAATATGAGTCCAATAATATCGCCATCCTTAGTGACATTTCAAACACAAAGCAATTTAAACGTCCGAcagaaaacaacataaacagtaGCTTTCTCTTATGAAAACAAAAGGCATGgcaataaataaaagcaatgcTAACTTAGGTATAAAAACTTTTGCAAAAACCCCCACTCACCTGTTTGTTGcggtaaaaagaaaaatagatacATTAGTATTTTCTTaagattttctgcttttctccaAAATAAAGAATCAGAATTGGCTGAAGGTGACTTAGTTGCGTATTTCCCAGCCAGTGCATTCCTCTCACGCTTTCAAAGAAGTGCATGAACACAATGGAGCCTCCTGGAGCCAGGAATCTTAAGGCATTTACACCAGGGCCTCCTCACACTCAGGACAATAACTCAAGACAAATGTAGCCTGACCAATAGACCATCAACCCCCAACCCTCACCCTCTTcccacacactcaaaaaaagcAAAGCCCCACCCAGACCGAACACCCCTGTACCATCCTCCAATACTGAGTGGGTGGTTGATGGTATGTGTCCTAGTCAATAGGAGATTTCCTTGGGGGATTATGAAGATTTAGCTCTAGCAACAGGGAGGGTATGCTGTGTCCAGTCATAACAACAGGCATAAGCTGCTTCTCTGGTTGGCTGTTGGCTCATAAACAATGGTGGGGGTACAGAAGTAGGCCTCCCTTCTTCTCCCCAACATGTGACTAAAGGTTCATCTAATAGCAGGATGTCTGTAGAGGTCTGCATAAAGAGAGAGACTTAATGTCCTGTATGAGTCTTATGAAGATTACACTCTCTTACGCCACACTGTAATCCCATGTTTATGTGACCTATTAACTGAACTTATTTAGTGAGAACAGAAACTGTACATATCCGTGTTGATAATAACAGGTTCAGCATTGAACCATCTACGCTGAAGCTAAACATAAACTGAACATAAAACTATGTGTAAGATATTAGGAGTGATAGTTTTTgtagtttatatttatttaaacaaaaaaacggGGGTGCACAGTAAGGCAAAATTTATGCGAATGCTGGTACCAACCCATATCCCACAATGGAAAAAGTTAAACACCCCTTATCATTAAAAAAGCGCCGTTTCTATGGGATCCCTATATAAAATCAAAAACTTCCAATTCTATAGTTTTTGGCTGTCTGATCAACATGGACCTAATGGTACTCGAGGGTGATCTTCTCTGTCTTTGGTGATGCTTGCAGCTCAAGCCAATAACAAATTAGCtagttttttttactctttcagTGACCAGTAAACTAGAATGGTATGTTAATGCGTTGATTGCTAATGTAAAACATTCTTTCATAAATAGCTTGCTAAGATCATGATATCATTcaataaatgttgaaattatCATTAGGAGCATTTATGCTAGCCTCCACAGTGTTTCTGCTCACATTGTCACACTCAACAGAGCTTCGTTTGCTTCTACACATAATTCAGTGAAGCTATAATCTGTGCACTATATTATTTCAATTAAGCCCAAACACACTGCATAAATGGTGTCTTGTCAAGTAAACGGATCAATAAATCTCATATTGAGATTGTTATAatcttattttaagattatttaactgttTCCAAATATCATtccttgttttaagtgattttaagtaaatttatcacactatatttccagataattttgcttaagAAACATGAAAACCAGCAAAagtatctgccagtatagtgagatcatttctCTTGACAAAAttccttaaaacaaacaaaaaaaatatgtcTACAAATAAGctagataatcttataatagGTGTACAACCATAAGAAATATTACATGGATAAACTAGAATTGAGATCaattcacttgacaagatactagtttttgcagtgcagtgttAAGCTAAGTAATTTACAAGTGGCCACATTAGCCACTTCAGacctacacaaaaacacatagtACACATAAAATGACCAATTAAATATCTGCTCATCGCGATTATGAAAGTTTAAGCTGTCTCTCAAGCAGGTGGAAAACGAACAGAACAACGAGAACAATACATTTTGTTGGTTCCCATTTGGACACgttcttgtttttgaatgtgctATAATCGCCCATGGTTTTCTATAGAAGAGCGTACTTCACACGTGTTATAGGTTATCATAAGACTGTTCTACAAGACTGTTTGACAGAGATGAACGCATTAAAGATTATAGAAGTCTGATATAGCACTATACAAATCTTAAGTTTCTTACTGTATTACTACAGTTTTTGTTGTGAAGgaattaaaacaagaaataataaatgaataaacaaacaatagaTCTAATGCTGAAGCCTACAAAACAATCTAAATCTACT
This Pygocentrus nattereri isolate fPygNat1 chromosome 15, fPygNat1.pri, whole genome shotgun sequence DNA region includes the following protein-coding sequences:
- the shroom2b gene encoding protein Shroom2 isoform X1 — encoded protein: MEVVDPAPHFEVLSREHRTFGDLEEPWRSPEEKDGTDGEQWELVDVVLTGGAPWGFTLRGGLEYQEPLIITKVEEGSRAASAQLQVGDEIVSINAVPLSGYRQEAICLVKSSYRTLELGLKRLHYGVPWRGLHLHFTHLIRKMKMVDFVTQTMPAESDIHVARSFLTKILRSSMRKNRFKGRHEPFCRPHSWHSSKVSENPSDMPETEATAAHEPICRTKYDAGSSSNDFTNCWGQPNLRQVSCKFSSVGNMESLERPSSKPQGAADHSVTGKGVCKHDYNTPDQSLSRSGAAPTDCMFYRGSPNERHRYLQIPMSNGGRVSPKTDDQTGSRFSSLGRQNLNPMWHVPEKSSATHSPPPPLPPLRSDSFAATKVHEKGLVIPYPQGPPVYTHQKSHSRGDYHVRERGPESRCSYNPPPQKDFLRVYLSPEDYNPNQLNTNKLVSLSSTDVRQGQNPFACQPQHQRQHSDEGPFYLNPRNTSAPKTQTVGTYYRSLQHLPTNAGAQNQARSSTASLSRTAPDNNPDGMAHFRYYCITAQQPTQEVPEGRVEDGWRPESEITQAVSDWNPANTQRAIKTKYPPPYLQASENKNSNGYCKQTVSPPAPEVTSPGQGPMIVKSSTGEKEKENPWKKDVGTAENLQSKHILNHQAEQRNPATTAHRNTPKDPWISKNEQKICPQKTPLLHSLAQESKILAENITVTANGGTQQEILDPSSGKQGRRSDRYATTLRNEIQEKRAQLQKSRSAATLSCPGETEEDAGIWKSTETSTSSSDGSFTNTYKDNLKEAQARVLQATSFKRRDLELPGNEASTVQSSTKADSTNGQITRIGSRKRFPMDKKIHSFSEPDKINEVGVEKKGSHQAAIGSFVDRCKFFEGASRPAFSRPIPKKSNLSPSEDMNGGKNNFAGENDRKFFSKHHFGTSKVTAAEEQQRLGTFAEYEATWNLQKKSTEGRTSSRYRSAENILDSGIEERNSSVCIHERSRSSPSADFHEGKVSLPSQKSEEESHPESKLDQQELHIDSTSEGGHCQLIISESLDFSAGSDPDHRDMTAPLPPTHTTKVSSSLHPHPHHLHLQDPTLEQLLPPNNTGPAPQKPAKPREDQSKLPETTCPSSSLEALPGMGHSPEKDPHPATVLGPDWRSENDNPFSEVTATLADGLTQFLSQKTDEPLASMQHRDVCSNKMEAALEPSCVVKKAPTETVHAESHSEEERHFLAQKDMPGSPDGTTNHQLCRPCSSEQSRSLSHDYTYQRPQKPTDSSPPEGQTTVGPTSENTEPTRLRTVPAGCSEEDEKREELARDIMVKDRSLVDILDQSKMKTTMDLMEGIYPQGEQILEGVQQRRKSGPKQTSPKTTQERRVDDSMAASVSLVTSSSYYSTSAPKAELLIKMKDMQEQMKEQDSEDELDYDLSNKKQELIDSLSKKLQVLREARESLQEDMQDNNALGEEVEATVQTVCKPNELDKFRMFVGDLDKVVSLLLSLSGRLARVENALNNLEDGASSEEKHTLIEKRKLLIRQHEDAKELKENLDRRERVVYDILASYLSEERLADYQHFVKMKSALIIEQRKLEDRIKLGEEQLKCLKDSLPLEQRLRY
- the shroom2b gene encoding protein Shroom2 isoform X4, which codes for MEVVDPAPHFEVLSREHRTFGDLEEPWRSPEEKDGTDGEQWELVDVVLTGGAPWGFTLRGGLEYQEPLIITKVEEGSRAASAQLQVGDEIVSINAVPLSGYRQEAICLVKSSYRTLELGLKRRHEPFCRPHSWHSSKVSENPSDMPETEATAAHEPICRTKYDAGSSSNDFTNCWGQPNLRQVSCKFSSVGNMESLERPSSKPQGAADHSVTGKGVCKHDYNTPDQSLSRSGAAPTDCMFYRGSPNERHRYLQIPMSNGGRVSPKTDDQTGSRFSSLGRQNLNPMWHVPEKSSATHSPPPPLPPLRSDSFAATKVHEKGLVIPYPQGPPVYTHQKSHSRGDYHVRERGPESRCSYNPPPQKDFLRVYLSPEDYNPNQLNTNKLVSLSSTDVRQGQNPFACQPQHQRQHSDEGPFYLNPRNTSAPKTQTVGTYYRSLQHLPTNAGAQNQARSSTASLSRTAPDNNPDGMAHFRYYCITAQQPTQEVPEGRVEDGWRPESEITQAVSDWNPANTQRAIKTKYPPPYLQASENKNSNGYCKQTVSPPAPEVTSPGQGPMIVKSSTGEKEKENPWKKDVGTAENLQSKHILNHQAEQRNPATTAHRNTPKDPWISKNEQKICPQKTPLLHSLAQESKILAENITVTANGGTQQEILDPSSGKQGRRSDRYATTLRNEIQEKRAQLQKSRSAATLSCPGETEEDAGIWKSTETSTSSSDGSFTNTYKDNLKEAQARVLQATSFKRRDLELPGNEASTVQSSTKADSTNGQITRIGSRKRFPMDKKIHSFSEPDKINEVGVEKKGSHQAAIGSFVDRCKFFEGASRPAFSRPIPKKSNLSPSEDMNGGKNNFAGENDRKFFSKHHFGTSKVTAAEEQQRLGTFAEYEATWNLQKKSTEGRTSSRYRSAENILDSGIEERNSSVCIHERSRSSPSADFHEGKVSLPSQKSEEESHPESKLDQQELHIDSTSEGGHCQLIISESLDFSAGSDPDHRDMTAPLPPTHTTKVSSSLHPHPHHLHLQDPTLEQLLPPNNTGPAPQKPAKPREDQSKLPETTCPSSSLEALPGMGHSPEKDPHPATVLGPDWRSENDNPFSEVTATLADGLTQFLSQKTDEPLASMQHRDVCSNKMEAALEPSCVVKKAPTETVHAESHSEEERHFLAQKDMPGSPDGTTNHQLCRPCSSEQSRSLSHDYTYQRPQKPTDSSPPEGQTTVGPTSENTEPTRLRTVPAGCSEEDEKREELARDIMVKDRSLVDILDQSKMKTTMDLMEGIYPQGEQILEGVQQRRKSGPKQTSPKTTQERRVDDSMAASVSLVTSSSYYSTSAPKAELLIKMKDMQEQMKEQDSEDELDYDLSNKKQELIDSLSKKLQVLREARESLQEDMQDNNALGEEVEATVQTVCKPNELDKFRMFVGDLDKVVSLLLSLSGRLARVENALNNLEDGASSEEKHTLIEKRKLLIRQHEDAKELKENLDRRERVVYDILASYLSEERLADYQHFVKMKSALIIEQRKLEDRIKLGEEQLKCLKDSLPLEQRLRY
- the shroom2b gene encoding protein Shroom2 isoform X5 yields the protein MPETEATAAHEPICRTKYDAGSSSNDFTNCWGQPNLRQVSCKFSSVGNMESLERPSSKPQGAADHSVTGKGVCKHDYNTPDQSLSRSGAAPTDCMFYRGSPNERHRYLQIPMSNGGRVSPKTDDQTGSRFSSLGRQNLNPMWHVPEKSSATHSPPPPLPPLRSDSFAATKVHEKGLVIPYPQGPPVYTHQKSHSRGDYHVRERGPESRCSYNPPPQKDFLRVYLSPEDYNPNQLNTNKLVSLSSTDVRQGQNPFACQPQHQRQHSDEGPFYLNPRNTSAPKTQTVGTYYRSLQHLPTNAGAQNQARSSTASLSRTAPDNNPDGMAHFRYYCITAQQPTQEVPEGRVEDGWRPESEITQAVSDWNPANTQRAIKTKYPPPYLQASENKNSNGYCKQTVSPPAPEVTSPGQGPMIVKSSTGEKEKENPWKKDVGTAENLQSKHILNHQAEQRNPATTAHRNTPKDPWISKNEQKICPQKTPLLHSLAQESKILAENITVTANGGTQQEILDPSSGKQGRRSDRYATTLRNEIQEKRAQLQKSRSAATLSCPGETEEDAGIWKSTETSTSSSDGSFTNTYKDNLKEAQARVLQATSFKRRDLELPGNEASTVQSSTKADSTNGQITRIGSRKRFPMDKKIHSFSEPDKINEVGVEKKGSHQAAIGSFVDRCKFFEGASRPAFSRPIPKKSNLSPSEDMNGGKNNFAGENDRKFFSKHHFGTSKVTAAEEQQRLGTFAEYEATWNLQKKSTEGRTSSRYRSAENILDSGIEERNSSVCIHERSRSSPSADFHEGKVSLPSQKSEEESHPESKLDQQELHIDSTSEGGHCQLIISESLDFSAGSDPDHRDMTAPLPPTHTTKVSSSLHPHPHHLHLQDPTLEQLLPPNNTGPAPQKPAKPREDQSKLPETTCPSSSLEALPGMGHSPEKDPHPATVLGPDWRSENDNPFSEVTATLADGLTQFLSQKTDEPLASMQHRDVCSNKMEAALEPSCVVKKAPTETVHAESHSEEERHFLAQKDMPGSPDGTTNHQLCRPCSSEQSRSLSHDYTYQRPQKPTDSSPPEGQTTVGPTSENTEPTRLRTVPAGCSEEDEKREELARDIMVKDRSLVDILDQSKMKTTMDLMEGIYPQGEQILEGVQQRRKSGPKQTSPKTTQERRVDDSMAASVSLVTSSSYYSTSAPKAELLIKMKDMQEQMKEQDSEDELDYDLSNKKQELIDSLSKKLQVLREARESLQEDMQDNNALGEEVEATVQTVCKPNELDKFRMFVGDLDKVVSLLLSLSGRLARVENALNNLEDGASSEEKHTLIEKRKLLIRQHEDAKELKENLDRRERVVYDILASYLSEERLADYQHFVKMKSALIIEQRKLEDRIKLGEEQLKCLKDSLPLEQRLRY